In Verrucomicrobiota bacterium, the genomic stretch GAAAAGAATGAGGAAGTCGCTTTTGTGGAGGATCGCTCCCAGCTCGACGAGCACTCCGCTCACGCCTTGAATGAAGCCTTGGCTGCAGGGGGTTTCGCCTTCGAAGTCACTGGCATCGAATCGATCAAACCGGACTTCGAATTGCGCACTTGGAAAGTCAAGACCGAGTCTGGCGACCGAGTCTTTCAGACGGCTCTGGACTCTTGGCCGCGCAACTTGGAGGACGGAAGC encodes the following:
- a CDS encoding DUF1854 domain-containing protein, which encodes MTKTNTTNLQLASCGAGRLTATQEGRESVIVRPVKCFPLSEPGRHLSLRDEKNEEVAFVEDRSQLDEHSAHALNEALAAGGFAFEVTGIESIKPDFELRTWKVKTESGDRVFQTALDSWPRNLEDGS